Genomic segment of bacterium:
CTGTCGAACCGAGTCAATATATTGCATCTTCACTCCAACAGGGCCCTCGGGTCCCTCCCAGTGCTTGAACATGGGCGCTGTATCTCCGCTATCATCAAGTGTCTCCAGAAGCATCGCATCAAGGAGCTTCTCTTTCTCATCCACATTGTTGACGAAGCAGAGCCTTATGATCTCTTCGAGGTCATTCATCAGGACCCGAATGTGCTCCAGCTTCGCGCCCTGAGCGGCACGATCGAGCTTCTGAATAGATGACGCGACTTCCCTCCCCCATTTAGGCAGGAAACTCCTAATGAATTTGGGTTTGTACGCGTTGCTCAGATAGCCCAGAATACTCAAGGTCATTTCCAGTGGTTTGACAGTCTCCGCTGCCAAGCAAATGTCTAACTGTGATTCGGCAGCCGTGAAAACAGGACTCAGCCAATCCCTCTCAAGTTGGCTCCACTTCTTCTCCACATCTTGAGCTGGTAATTGGGATATTCCTTCGACACAAAGGGAATCGACACGATCAATCAACGGAGTAAAGGTGTAAACGGTGTAAGCAGTGATCACATCAAGCGCCAAAGATCTGAGTTCGAAGTCTTGTTGAAGCTGGGTTCTATCCCAGACTTGGAGGGCCTGGCCAAAGCATTCACTCAATCGCTCCATGAACAGGCTGAAGACCCTTCGATCATCCCGCCTTATCAGGTTCTCGCCAAGATTGACCAACTCTAACAGCTCCTCTCTGATCTCGAGGGATAAACGGCGCGGGTCGTCTGCATCCGTCAACATCAGTTGTTGATCTTTGAGAAGTCGCGTGTGCATTTCCACAACCGTCTCAGGTCTCAAATAGTCCAGCGCGTAAACGAAGAAGAGGACAGTCAACACAAGTATGCAGAAGCCTGCTAGGACTCCGGTAGCGGCTGCCGAGACGGACAATCTAATCAGGAATGCATCCTCAGGCAGGTCATCCGGTGTCGGTATCAATACCAGGAACGCAAGCGAGAAGAGGATAGTCGATCCTCCCATTGCCAAGAGGGTGTACAGAGCAGGACTTCGGAGAATTACCCGCGCAGCCCTCGGCGTCGGTCCCGATGAGGCGACCTGGAATGTTACAAATGCTACGGTGAAGCACACCGCCAACAGGGCCGCCACGGACTGAGCCAACGCGCTCTGGAGATACCTGGCAGAATCCACCAGATACGAAGGCCAGGGGAGCGGCGAAAGACCGAGAGTCACAACGACCATGACTAGGAACGCCCGAATCGCAATACGAGAAACGACTTCGTGCCCTCTTCCCGTTTCACATGTGGGGTACTTCAATCGATCAAAGAGGTTGTCCGAAGGCAATACACCTTTCCAATAACCTGCTGTCACAAGGCGTTTACAGCACCATTCGAG
This window contains:
- a CDS encoding DUF2254 family protein: MPSDNLFDRLKYPTCETGRGHEVVSRIAIRAFLVMVVVTLGLSPLPWPSYLVDSARYLQSALAQSVAALLAVCFTVAFVTFQVASSGPTPRAARVILRSPALYTLLAMGGSTILFSLAFLVLIPTPDDLPEDAFLIRLSVSAAATGVLAGFCILVLTVLFFVYALDYLRPETVVEMHTRLLKDQQLMLTDADDPRRLSLEIREELLELVNLGENLIRRDDRRVFSLFMERLSECFGQALQVWDRTQLQQDFELRSLALDVITAYTVYTFTPLIDRVDSLCVEGISQLPAQDVEKKWSQLERDWLSPVFTAAESQLDICLAAETVKPLEMTLSILGYLSNAYKPKFIRSFLPKWGREVASSIQKLDRAAQGAKLEHIRVLMNDLEEIIRLCFVNNVDEKEKLLDAMLLETLDDSGDTAPMFKHWEGPEGPVGVKMQYIDSVRQIFWRALFEVAGPVFDPDLKPWPRWQTKMDYVGYVAKLSDVEVTCGFPKSSFLEDILQDVWREGLRHWRMRDNGPREYTGTQYITFWLWLRIYLAEGLGIWPVRNSAAGSSLDQKLLTVLDQAIENMTMDSSVWFFLTGTDRNAPDSNRVSKQAVNRSLDALSKAIHGGDSTQASEDGA